One genomic region from Spirulina subsalsa PCC 9445 encodes:
- a CDS encoding GNAT family N-acetyltransferase yields MDYQTIPLSPSARPPTPDLIQLHQTLLPTSPIVLLGEEFMGQFYYRHLIRDGLITGAIAYVDNHPAGFIIVTANPSRFMSQALRRHWFSLVCTLLLPLLTKPQRIRALWEAWQIMRHRNPGKQEPGAGEILSLGVLPQYCSPQFVRQSKLKIAQDLMGIGLEQLEKQGISVVRAIVDQDNTPAKFFYHGLGWHLHPELIPGWRVPTVEFRLHFSAKP; encoded by the coding sequence ATGGACTATCAAACCATCCCCTTAAGCCCTTCCGCCCGTCCGCCAACACCCGATCTCATCCAACTCCATCAAACCCTCTTACCCACCAGTCCCATCGTCCTCCTCGGCGAAGAATTTATGGGTCAATTTTACTATCGCCATTTGATTCGAGATGGATTAATTACCGGAGCCATTGCCTATGTAGACAACCACCCCGCCGGATTTATTATCGTCACCGCCAATCCTAGCAGATTCATGAGTCAAGCCCTGCGTCGCCATTGGTTCTCCCTAGTTTGTACCTTGTTACTCCCCCTGTTAACCAAACCCCAACGCATCCGGGCCTTATGGGAAGCATGGCAGATTATGCGCCATCGTAACCCCGGAAAACAAGAACCCGGCGCAGGAGAAATCCTCTCCTTGGGTGTTTTACCCCAATATTGTTCTCCCCAATTTGTCCGCCAATCCAAACTAAAAATTGCTCAGGACTTGATGGGAATTGGGCTAGAACAACTGGAAAAACAAGGAATATCTGTCGTGAGAGCCATTGTCGATCAAGATAACACCCCAGCCAAGTTTTTTTATCACGGCCTAGGCTGGCATCTCCACCCAGAACTTATTCCGGGCTGGCGCGTCCCTACCGTTGAATTTCGCCTACATTTTTCCGCAAAACCATAA
- a CDS encoding lysylphosphatidylglycerol synthase transmembrane domain-containing protein, translating into MLSLNVKKLTQYFWWCLGLLVTIALLSWALRDINLIQVGQAFQTAKPTWVIIALITFLTSFSLRAKRWGTLLGATRDPGSFQIRQTAVFIGFAGNCVLPAHGGEVLRGLVLKRFGGIPFPVAVGSIFTERLLDVVVAFILLLLALWSISQQGVEGVENIPVGWIALPLIGLGTGFFLAAWCPHWMLKILQHVLRVLPGARWKNTLLTIVQSILEGLEALRYPRRTFLALLETFGVWGLTGITYWGLMQAFEIHQPLAGAFFVQGLVALAIALPSSPGYLGPFEAAIRFGLERYAVPPDTIIAFALLLRALMYLSLMTVALILALRLGLNWRDFSPVFMNRERGRGQGGRGAGE; encoded by the coding sequence ATGCTATCCCTTAACGTTAAAAAACTAACTCAATATTTCTGGTGGTGTCTGGGTCTATTAGTTACAATAGCCTTGTTATCTTGGGCATTACGAGATATTAATTTAATCCAAGTTGGGCAAGCCTTCCAAACGGCTAAACCGACTTGGGTTATTATCGCCCTGATTACCTTTTTAACTTCCTTTTCTTTGAGGGCTAAACGTTGGGGAACTCTCTTAGGAGCAACACGAGATCCCGGCTCGTTTCAGATTCGTCAAACGGCGGTTTTTATTGGTTTTGCGGGGAATTGTGTTTTGCCTGCTCATGGGGGAGAAGTGTTAAGGGGATTAGTCTTAAAACGGTTTGGGGGGATTCCGTTTCCGGTGGCAGTGGGGAGTATTTTCACCGAACGTTTATTAGATGTTGTGGTGGCGTTTATCCTGTTATTACTCGCATTATGGAGTATTTCTCAACAAGGGGTAGAGGGGGTAGAAAATATCCCTGTAGGATGGATTGCTTTACCTTTAATTGGACTCGGTACGGGCTTTTTTTTAGCCGCTTGGTGTCCCCATTGGATGCTAAAAATACTCCAACACGTGCTAAGGGTTTTACCCGGTGCGAGGTGGAAAAATACCCTATTAACGATTGTTCAATCCATTTTAGAAGGGTTAGAAGCTCTCCGTTATCCTCGACGAACGTTTCTGGCGCTATTAGAAACCTTTGGGGTGTGGGGATTGACGGGAATCACCTACTGGGGATTAATGCAGGCCTTTGAGATTCATCAACCTTTGGCTGGGGCGTTTTTTGTGCAAGGATTGGTGGCATTGGCGATCGCACTTCCTTCCTCCCCCGGCTATCTTGGCCCATTTGAAGCCGCCATCCGCTTTGGTTTAGAACGCTATGCCGTCCCCCCCGATACTATCATTGCTTTCGCCCTCCTCCTACGCGCCTTAATGTATCTCAGCTTAATGACCGTCGCCCTCATTTTAGCCCTCCGTCTCGGCCTAAACTGGCGGGATTTTTCCCCTGTTTTTATGAACAGGGAACGGGGAAGGGGGCAGGGGGGCAGGGGGGCAGGGGAATAG
- a CDS encoding NAD(P)/FAD-dependent oxidoreductase yields the protein MKPTPPQTPQNPDSVPPFPSEDNVPPFQRGARGDKGDKVPPLQSGDKVPPFPSGDKVPPFQRGARGDKPPSWGIIGGGILGMTLAQRLIQSGQRVTLIESAPQLGGLASAWQLDDLIWDRHYHVTLLSDSHLRGLLRELGLEDQMRWVQTKTGVYANSQLYSVSNALEFLLFPPLNLIDKIRLAVTILYASRLQNWRKLEQISVVDWLRRWSGDRTFKKFWLPLLRSKLGDNYPKASAAFIWAIIARLYAARRTGLKKEMFGYLPGGYARLLERFSTALTAQGVKINLGQPVQRVQATPSGTEITFRDGSSQIFDHVIITAAAPLAAQLCPQLSETESHRLHSIQYQGIICASLLLRRPLATYYVTNITDDGIPFTGVIEMTTLVKPEEFGGRTLVYLPKYVPVEDTAFQLTDEELKAQFMAALLKMYPHLHPDDLLSFQVSRVKYVLPISTLNYSRNLPPMTTSVPGIHIINSAHILNGTLNINETIQLAKRAISEILSPQPTQP from the coding sequence ATGAAACCCACCCCCCCACAAACCCCGCAAAACCCCGATTCCGTCCCCCCCTTCCCAAGTGAGGATAATGTCCCCCCCTTCCAAAGGGGGGCTAGGGGGGATAAAGGGGATAAAGTCCCCCCCTTACAAAGTGGAGATAAAGTCCCCCCCTTCCCAAGTGGGGATAAAGTCCCCCCCTTCCAAAGGGGGGCTAGGGGGGATAAACCCCCATCCTGGGGCATTATCGGCGGGGGCATCCTAGGCATGACCCTAGCCCAGCGTCTCATCCAAAGCGGACAGCGCGTGACCTTAATTGAAAGCGCCCCCCAACTGGGTGGATTAGCCAGTGCGTGGCAACTGGATGATTTAATCTGGGATCGTCACTATCACGTTACCCTGCTATCGGATAGCCACCTGCGGGGATTATTGCGAGAGTTGGGACTAGAAGACCAAATGCGCTGGGTCCAGACAAAAACCGGGGTTTATGCCAACAGTCAACTCTATTCCGTCTCCAATGCCCTAGAATTCCTGCTATTCCCCCCCTTAAACCTGATTGATAAAATCCGCCTAGCCGTCACCATTCTCTATGCTTCGAGACTCCAAAACTGGCGTAAACTAGAGCAGATTTCCGTTGTAGACTGGTTAAGGCGTTGGTCAGGCGATCGCACCTTCAAAAAATTCTGGTTGCCCCTCCTGCGTTCCAAACTCGGCGACAACTACCCCAAAGCCTCCGCCGCCTTCATTTGGGCGATTATTGCCCGTCTCTATGCCGCCCGTCGCACCGGACTAAAAAAAGAAATGTTCGGCTACCTCCCCGGAGGCTATGCCCGCCTCCTAGAGCGATTTAGCACCGCCTTAACCGCCCAAGGGGTCAAAATTAACCTCGGGCAGCCCGTTCAACGGGTACAAGCCACCCCAAGCGGTACAGAGATAACCTTTCGGGACGGGTCTAGCCAAATCTTTGATCACGTCATCATCACCGCCGCCGCCCCCCTAGCTGCCCAACTCTGCCCCCAACTCAGTGAAACGGAAAGCCACCGTTTACACAGCATCCAATATCAGGGCATTATTTGCGCCTCCCTCCTCCTCCGTCGCCCCCTAGCCACCTACTACGTCACCAACATCACCGACGACGGCATCCCCTTCACTGGAGTGATTGAAATGACTACCCTCGTCAAACCTGAAGAATTTGGCGGGCGTACCCTAGTATATCTGCCCAAATACGTCCCCGTTGAAGACACCGCCTTTCAGTTAACCGATGAGGAATTAAAAGCCCAATTCATGGCCGCCTTATTGAAAATGTACCCTCATTTGCACCCCGACGACTTATTAAGTTTCCAAGTCTCCCGCGTCAAATATGTTCTCCCCATCTCCACCTTAAACTACTCCCGCAATTTGCCCCCCATGACTACATCTGTACCGGGAATTCATATTATCAACTCCGCCCATATTCTCAACGGTACTCTAAACATTAATGAAACCATCCAACTCGCAAAACGCGCTATTTCAGAAATTTTATCACCCCAACCTACCCAGCCATGA
- a CDS encoding acyltransferase — protein sequence MKKQERIESDRYTTVEYQQFTASPQIRQTMKLAGMLCLPFIWPLAIASRSSDFIFRTISELLSLLPYLFGTIIRYQFYRHTLTHCGENVVISFGTIFLYRDITLGDHVLIGMYNTIHYCDFGSFVLTADGCRFLSGAKYHNFERTDCPMALQGGQLRRVVISDDCWIGANAIILNDLGTGSIVGAGAVVTKPVEPYTIVAGNPATVIRRRL from the coding sequence ATGAAAAAACAGGAACGGATCGAAAGCGATCGCTATACCACCGTAGAATACCAACAATTCACCGCCTCGCCCCAGATACGGCAGACGATGAAACTGGCCGGGATGTTGTGCTTGCCCTTCATTTGGCCCCTTGCGATCGCCTCCCGTTCTTCCGACTTCATTTTCCGCACCATTTCCGAACTCCTCTCCCTCCTCCCCTACCTTTTCGGCACCATCATCCGTTACCAATTCTATCGGCACACCCTCACCCACTGCGGGGAAAACGTCGTGATTAGTTTCGGCACCATCTTCCTCTACCGAGATATCACCCTAGGAGATCACGTCCTCATTGGGATGTACAACACCATTCACTACTGCGACTTTGGTTCATTTGTCCTGACCGCCGACGGTTGCCGCTTCCTCAGTGGGGCAAAATACCACAACTTCGAGCGCACCGATTGCCCAATGGCCTTACAGGGGGGGCAACTGCGGCGCGTTGTGATTAGTGATGACTGTTGGATAGGAGCCAATGCCATCATCCTGAACGATCTCGGTACCGGGAGCATAGTGGGCGCCGGGGCCGTAGTCACCAAACCCGTAGAACCTTACACCATCGTTGCGGGAAACCCTGCCACCGTGATTAGGAGACGCTTATGA
- a CDS encoding class I SAM-dependent methyltransferase yields the protein MKLKLLPPHSLIKTGTVDHADWNFRPILGWIQRLRFRLVLSLLPKEPIGKLLEVGYGSGIFLPELNQHCYQLYGTDIHHHHQSITQLLEQLNIQAHLYASSVESLPFTDQIFDTIVAVSTLEFVQDIEAACLELKRVLKPGQSLIIITPGQSPLVDWGLKLLTGESAKTDYEDRRQTLIPTLLKHFTLQEKKTFSRWGSSILCLYKALKLSY from the coding sequence ATGAAATTAAAACTTTTACCCCCCCACAGCTTAATTAAAACCGGAACCGTTGACCATGCAGACTGGAACTTTAGACCCATTTTAGGCTGGATTCAACGCCTGCGCTTTCGTTTAGTTCTCTCACTTTTGCCTAAAGAACCCATTGGCAAACTCTTAGAAGTAGGTTATGGCAGTGGGATATTTTTACCCGAACTTAACCAACACTGCTATCAGTTATATGGCACTGACATTCACCATCATCATCAATCTATCACCCAATTATTAGAACAACTCAACATTCAAGCTCATCTCTATGCCAGTAGTGTCGAATCTTTACCCTTTACTGACCAGATTTTTGATACTATTGTAGCCGTAAGTACCCTAGAATTTGTGCAAGATATAGAAGCCGCTTGTTTAGAATTAAAGCGAGTCCTAAAACCGGGACAATCTTTAATTATTATCACCCCGGGACAGTCTCCCTTAGTGGATTGGGGCTTAAAGTTGTTAACCGGAGAAAGTGCCAAAACAGATTATGAAGATCGTCGTCAAACCTTAATTCCGACTTTATTAAAGCACTTTACCCTACAAGAAAAGAAAACCTTTTCCCGTTGGGGTAGTTCTATCTTGTGCTTATATAAAGCCCTAAAACTTTCTTACTAA
- a CDS encoding acyltransferase codes for MNSIRIHPTAIIEENVQIGAETSIWDNVHIRHSSQIGEQCIIGEKTYIAYGVKIGDRVKINAFVYICNAVTLEDGVMISAGTVFTNDRFPRAATPDLQQLWTSDPDEHTLPTLVKAGATIGAHCTIGNDLTIGRFAMVGMAALVTKSIPDFHLAIGHPAKSVGCVCRCGNPLMRFPDDNTAVNVKKVVCSACGRAYEIQDRQVLEIN; via the coding sequence GTGAACTCAATTCGTATTCATCCCACCGCCATCATTGAAGAAAACGTCCAAATCGGGGCGGAAACCTCCATTTGGGACAACGTGCATATTCGGCACTCCAGCCAAATTGGGGAACAGTGCATCATCGGGGAAAAGACCTATATTGCCTATGGGGTGAAAATCGGCGATCGCGTCAAAATCAACGCCTTCGTTTATATTTGTAACGCCGTCACCCTAGAAGACGGCGTAATGATTAGCGCCGGAACCGTCTTCACCAACGACCGATTCCCCCGTGCCGCCACCCCCGACCTACAACAACTCTGGACATCAGACCCCGACGAACACACCCTCCCCACTCTAGTTAAAGCCGGGGCCACCATTGGCGCTCATTGCACCATCGGCAATGATTTAACCATCGGTCGTTTCGCCATGGTAGGAATGGCCGCCCTCGTCACCAAATCCATCCCCGACTTTCATCTAGCCATCGGACACCCCGCCAAGTCCGTGGGCTGCGTCTGTCGTTGCGGGAATCCCCTAATGCGCTTCCCTGATGATAATACAGCCGTCAACGTGAAAAAAGTCGTCTGTTCCGCTTGTGGTCGTGCCTACGAGATTCAAGATCGGCAAGTGTTGGAAATCAACTAA
- a CDS encoding SDR family NAD(P)-dependent oxidoreductase, translating into MEAPITLITGTRKGIGYFLAQYYSHAGHIVIGCSRHPIDWELPHYEHYTLDVGDEEQVKLLFSSVRKKYKKLDNLINNAGIASMNHALVTPISTLEKVLNTNVVGTFLFCREGAKLMKKNNYGRIVNFTTIAVPLKLAGEAAYVASKAAVLALTEVLAREFADFGITVNAVGPVPIETDLIRAVPPDKIQALLNQQAIKRFGQFEDVANVIDFFLRRQSDFITGQHLYLGGV; encoded by the coding sequence ATGGAAGCACCTATTACCTTAATTACAGGCACTCGTAAAGGCATTGGCTATTTTTTAGCCCAATATTATAGTCATGCTGGCCATATTGTAATTGGTTGTAGTCGTCATCCCATTGATTGGGAACTCCCCCATTATGAACATTATACCCTAGATGTGGGCGACGAGGAGCAAGTTAAATTGCTGTTTTCGAGTGTCCGCAAAAAGTATAAAAAATTAGATAATTTAATTAATAATGCCGGAATTGCTTCCATGAATCATGCTTTAGTTACTCCCATTTCGACGCTGGAAAAGGTACTCAATACTAATGTTGTTGGTACATTTTTATTCTGTCGAGAAGGGGCTAAACTCATGAAAAAGAATAATTACGGGCGCATTGTTAATTTTACGACTATTGCTGTGCCGTTAAAGTTAGCAGGGGAGGCGGCTTATGTGGCATCAAAAGCGGCCGTTTTAGCCCTGACAGAAGTATTAGCGAGAGAGTTCGCAGATTTCGGAATTACGGTGAATGCGGTGGGTCCAGTACCGATTGAAACGGATTTAATTCGTGCTGTTCCCCCGGATAAAATCCAAGCTTTATTAAACCAGCAAGCTATTAAACGCTTCGGGCAGTTTGAAGATGTTGCGAATGTGATTGATTTTTTTCTGCGTCGTCAGAGTGATTTTATTACCGGACAACATCTTTATTTAGGGGGAGTATAG
- a CDS encoding esterase/lipase family protein gives MKLIRWILGLFVLGYGLGCQAASPPPPTNVAENPNYTPILFVHGLGLNASTWNNAIAHFQAQGYPSSYLLALDIKPNDEINITAAEKFIAPAIESLLQQAAETARQAGIDPPQKVDIIAHSMGAVSTRWYIAQMRPERVRTWIAVAGANYGTNALCPYPGPANQEMCPAFATSQRDSFVQIALNGTPSAPTDPSPYSIGTNPPNLPTIPPDRERCIAYFTVRIDPDRWIKPEDSAQLPGSGMPNLQLPRHFPAQETSPGNYLFQKPVDHDPLPQDRDFLQLASYLIEQVDQNLDTLCP, from the coding sequence ATGAAACTCATCCGTTGGATTTTAGGCTTATTTGTCCTAGGGTATGGTTTAGGCTGTCAGGCCGCCTCTCCTCCCCCTCCCACCAATGTAGCGGAAAACCCCAACTATACCCCCATCCTGTTCGTCCATGGTCTAGGGTTAAACGCTAGCACATGGAACAATGCGATCGCCCACTTCCAAGCCCAAGGCTACCCCTCCAGCTACCTCCTCGCCCTAGACATCAAACCCAACGACGAAATCAATATTACAGCCGCCGAAAAATTTATAGCCCCCGCCATAGAATCCCTCCTCCAACAAGCCGCCGAAACCGCCCGTCAAGCAGGCATTGATCCCCCCCAAAAAGTAGACATCATCGCCCACAGCATGGGCGCAGTCAGCACACGCTGGTACATCGCCCAAATGCGCCCAGAACGAGTCAGAACCTGGATCGCCGTCGCCGGGGCAAACTACGGCACAAACGCCCTCTGTCCCTACCCCGGCCCCGCCAACCAAGAAATGTGTCCCGCCTTCGCCACCTCCCAAAGAGACAGTTTCGTACAAATCGCCCTCAACGGCACCCCCAGCGCCCCCACAGACCCCAGTCCTTACAGCATCGGCACAAACCCCCCCAACCTACCCACCATTCCCCCCGACCGAGAACGCTGTATTGCCTACTTCACCGTGCGCATTGATCCCGATCGTTGGATTAAACCCGAAGACAGCGCCCAACTCCCCGGCTCCGGAATGCCCAACCTCCAACTCCCCCGTCATTTCCCCGCCCAAGAAACCTCCCCCGGTAACTACCTATTCCAGAAACCTGTTGATCATGATCCCCTCCCCCAAGACCGGGACTTTCTCCAACTGGCGAGTTATCTCATTGAACAAGTAGACCAAAATCTAGACACCCTCTGTCCCTAA
- a CDS encoding ANL family adenylate-forming protein, producing the protein MYIDFLQRVFREHEAEAAIVWKDEICSYGWLLEAFNYWLNYLEQQGIKAGTVVSLEADFSPNAIALFLALLEKGCILVPLTDSVAAKKIEFRQIAQVEAILTIDEGDNICLLRTNHTVDHEILLSLKVKQEPGLVLFSSGSTGKSKAAVHNFVPLLEKFKVPRHSFRTLTFLLFDHIGGINTLLYSLANGGFIVTLQDRSPDAICRAIANYKLQLLPASPTLLNLILLSEAYQRHDLSSLEVITYGTEVMPESTLTRLHQLFPQVKLLQTYGLSEVGILRSKSRDSNSLWFKIGGEGFETRIIEGKLEIRAQSAMLGYLNAPNPFTEDGWFKTGDAVEVDGEYIRILGRTSELINVGGEKVYPIEVESTLMLMDGIEDVAVNGISHPITGQIVQARIKLKTSETLPEFRKRMWQFCQDKLAKYKIPQKVVLVEEWLHSDRFKKMRREVPANEYSQ; encoded by the coding sequence ATGTATATTGATTTTTTGCAAAGGGTTTTTCGCGAACATGAAGCAGAGGCGGCCATTGTCTGGAAAGATGAGATATGTTCCTATGGCTGGCTGTTAGAAGCGTTTAACTATTGGTTAAACTATCTGGAACAGCAGGGGATTAAAGCGGGAACTGTTGTTAGTTTAGAGGCTGATTTTTCCCCAAATGCGATCGCCCTTTTTTTAGCACTCCTCGAAAAAGGCTGTATTCTCGTGCCTTTGACGGATTCTGTTGCCGCAAAAAAGATTGAGTTTCGCCAAATTGCCCAAGTGGAGGCTATCCTAACCATTGATGAGGGGGATAATATCTGCTTACTCAGAACCAATCATACCGTAGATCACGAGATTTTACTGAGTCTAAAAGTCAAACAAGAACCCGGTTTAGTTCTGTTTTCCTCCGGTTCTACAGGCAAGAGTAAGGCCGCCGTGCATAATTTTGTCCCGTTGTTAGAAAAATTTAAAGTTCCCCGGCATAGTTTCCGCACCCTGACCTTTTTATTATTTGATCATATTGGGGGAATTAATACCCTACTCTACAGTTTAGCCAACGGCGGATTTATCGTCACCTTACAGGATAGATCTCCCGATGCCATTTGTAGGGCGATCGCAAACTATAAGTTACAACTCCTACCTGCCTCTCCCACCCTACTCAACTTAATCCTCCTGAGTGAAGCTTATCAACGCCATGACTTATCCAGTTTAGAAGTCATTACCTACGGCACAGAAGTAATGCCAGAAAGCACCCTCACACGCTTACATCAGCTTTTCCCCCAGGTTAAACTTTTACAAACCTATGGCCTTTCTGAGGTGGGAATTTTACGCTCAAAATCCCGAGATTCTAACTCGTTGTGGTTTAAAATTGGGGGAGAAGGATTTGAAACCCGAATTATTGAAGGTAAGCTGGAAATCCGAGCGCAATCGGCGATGTTAGGCTATTTAAACGCCCCCAATCCCTTCACTGAGGATGGCTGGTTTAAAACTGGGGATGCGGTAGAAGTGGATGGGGAATATATCCGCATTTTGGGCCGAACTTCTGAGTTAATTAATGTGGGGGGAGAGAAAGTTTATCCCATTGAAGTAGAAAGTACCTTAATGTTAATGGATGGCATTGAAGATGTAGCCGTGAATGGCATTTCACACCCGATTACTGGGCAAATTGTTCAAGCGAGAATTAAACTCAAAACCTCAGAAACCTTGCCAGAATTCCGGAAACGAATGTGGCAATTTTGTCAAGATAAACTAGCAAAATATAAAATTCCTCAGAAAGTCGTTTTAGTCGAGGAATGGCTGCATAGTGATCGGTTTAAAAAAATGCGTCGGGAAGTCCCTGCCAATGAGTATAGTCAGTAA
- a CDS encoding glycosyltransferase family 39 protein, translated as MFSSLNPYNTNNSPEQSSLCNKINYKLLTIIGLYLIITVPLAVHLNIWIDESFSLHATDNDLATAIDEAISFGARPPVYFILLFLWRQLHSSIFFARLLSILLGVIFILLIPTLSKQYLPQLNPYWLTLLAAFNPYFIWAVLEIREYPLILLWSALLLITFFNGYLANHQPRLNQIAYGFVAILSLYTYYYLAFILVSHGLILLIQRKWHKVRAFALCMFIDALLFIPYLAILKNQLSVAESRNSSLKISLSSLLSSIKYLTRMGVSLVFRKEIMSQDYANHWFSYLIIAIVLMAILTLKHHLLTKISWSILLLNLGLFGILIAVINLLGQHTVLPRHLILLFLPILLVTGLVIYLISHGIQSHSPKYITLTLVSLILFLNLTSTYIIYQPIAKEGDQKRVSTYLKQNVQASENVFVFSNCYHLALSYYDYGSGKLHPLPRELEFSRPSLEQQTLSPEETHQLLNNISQYHSIWWVKADFCDLNATCAQINEFLTQNYTLKQEKQFYKADVSLLEKT; from the coding sequence ATGTTTTCTTCCCTAAACCCTTACAATACCAATAATTCACCGGAACAGTCTTCCCTTTGTAATAAGATTAATTACAAACTCTTGACTATTATTGGGTTATATTTAATTATTACTGTTCCTCTCGCCGTTCATTTAAACATTTGGATTGATGAAAGTTTTTCCTTACACGCCACTGACAACGATTTAGCCACCGCTATTGACGAAGCCATTAGTTTTGGTGCAAGGCCTCCAGTTTATTTTATTTTATTATTTCTCTGGAGACAACTTCACTCATCCATTTTTTTCGCCCGCTTATTATCCATTCTTTTGGGCGTAATTTTTATTCTCTTAATCCCCACACTATCCAAACAATATTTACCCCAACTCAATCCCTATTGGCTCACCCTATTAGCCGCCTTTAACCCTTACTTTATTTGGGCAGTTTTAGAGATTCGAGAATATCCCTTAATCCTCCTTTGGTCTGCCTTACTTCTAATCACATTTTTTAACGGCTACTTAGCCAACCATCAGCCAAGACTGAATCAAATCGCCTATGGATTTGTCGCCATACTGTCCCTTTATACCTACTATTACCTTGCCTTTATTCTAGTCAGTCATGGTCTAATCTTATTAATTCAAAGGAAGTGGCACAAAGTCCGAGCATTCGCCCTATGTATGTTCATAGATGCTCTTTTATTTATCCCCTATCTTGCCATCCTTAAAAATCAACTGTCCGTCGCAGAATCTCGCAACAGTTCCTTAAAAATTAGCTTATCTTCACTGCTAAGTTCTATCAAATACTTAACCCGGATGGGGGTGAGTTTAGTTTTCCGAAAAGAAATCATGAGCCAAGATTACGCTAATCATTGGTTCAGCTATCTAATTATCGCCATTGTATTAATGGCTATTTTAACCTTAAAACACCACCTTTTAACTAAAATTAGCTGGAGCATTCTATTACTTAATCTCGGATTATTCGGAATTTTGATAGCTGTCATTAACCTATTAGGACAACATACCGTTCTCCCCCGTCATCTCATTTTATTATTCCTCCCTATCCTGTTAGTGACTGGTTTAGTAATTTATCTCATCTCCCACGGCATACAGTCTCACTCGCCCAAATATATAACCTTGACATTGGTTAGCCTTATTTTATTTTTAAACCTGACCTCAACCTACATTATTTATCAACCAATAGCCAAAGAAGGAGATCAAAAACGAGTCAGCACTTATTTAAAGCAAAACGTCCAAGCTTCCGAAAATGTCTTTGTTTTTTCCAATTGCTACCACCTCGCACTAAGTTACTATGATTATGGCTCCGGTAAACTCCATCCTCTACCCCGTGAACTAGAATTTTCTCGCCCTTCCCTAGAGCAACAAACCTTATCCCCCGAAGAAACCCATCAGTTATTAAATAATATCAGTCAATATCACAGCATCTGGTGGGTCAAAGCTGATTTTTGTGATCTCAACGCAACTTGCGCTCAAATTAATGAGTTTCTAACCCAAAATTATACATTGAAGCAAGAAAAACAGTTCTATAAAGCCGATGTGAGTTTGTTGGAAAAAACTTAA
- a CDS encoding Gfo/Idh/MocA family protein, producing MTKKLSFGLVGAGAIAQAYGQAFPQAEYAELVAVADVRPEAAKNLAQVVGARSYASYQKMAETEKLDGVIICTPPSTHPDICLYFIEKGINVLCEKPFSIDSRSAYAMRDAAKKAGVLITMASKFRYVQDVIRAKSIVESGILGEIVLFENAFTARVDMSERWNANPAISGGGVLMDNGTHSVDIMRYLLGPIAQLQVVEGKRIQGLAVEDTAQMFVMSESGVRGSIDLSWSLNKELDYFIRIYGSQGTISVGWKESKYRQASSPDWIVFGTGYNKVQAFCRQLDNFSQAIQAEAPLLITVEDAIASVEVLETAYAALPQSHWVSVAPLKMPVAVG from the coding sequence ATGACTAAAAAATTAAGTTTCGGTTTAGTGGGTGCCGGTGCGATCGCCCAAGCCTATGGCCAAGCCTTCCCCCAAGCAGAATACGCCGAATTAGTCGCCGTTGCAGATGTGCGTCCCGAAGCGGCCAAAAACCTCGCCCAAGTGGTCGGCGCTCGCAGTTATGCTTCCTACCAAAAGATGGCCGAAACGGAAAAACTGGACGGGGTGATTATTTGCACCCCTCCCAGTACCCACCCCGACATCTGCCTCTACTTCATCGAAAAAGGGATTAACGTCCTCTGTGAAAAACCCTTTAGCATTGACAGTCGGAGCGCCTACGCCATGCGAGACGCGGCTAAAAAGGCCGGGGTTTTGATTACAATGGCCTCGAAATTCCGTTATGTGCAGGATGTGATCCGAGCGAAAAGTATTGTTGAATCGGGGATTTTGGGCGAAATTGTCTTATTTGAAAACGCTTTCACCGCCCGGGTGGATATGTCCGAACGGTGGAACGCCAATCCGGCCATCAGTGGGGGCGGGGTGTTGATGGACAATGGCACCCATTCGGTGGATATTATGCGTTATCTTCTCGGCCCCATTGCTCAGTTGCAAGTGGTGGAGGGCAAACGGATTCAAGGTTTAGCGGTGGAAGATACCGCCCAGATGTTTGTGATGAGTGAATCGGGCGTGCGGGGTAGTATTGACTTGTCTTGGAGTTTGAATAAAGAACTAGATTACTTTATCCGCATTTACGGTTCTCAGGGGACGATTTCGGTAGGCTGGAAAGAGTCGAAATATCGGCAGGCCAGTAGCCCGGATTGGATTGTGTTTGGAACGGGGTACAACAAAGTTCAGGCTTTTTGCCGTCAGTTGGACAACTTCTCCCAAGCCATTCAAGCCGAGGCCCCCTTATTGATTACGGTGGAGGATGCGATCGCCTCCGTAGAAGTCCTCGAAACCGCCTACGCCGCCCTACCCCAAAGTCATTGGGTATCCGTTGCCCCCCTGAAAATGCCCGTCGCCGTTGGTTAA